One window of Nymphaea colorata isolate Beijing-Zhang1983 chromosome 1, ASM883128v2, whole genome shotgun sequence genomic DNA carries:
- the LOC116253373 gene encoding transcription factor MYBS3-like, translated as MTRRCSHCSHNGHNSRTCPSRGVKLFGVRLTDGSSMKKSASMGNLSHYTSGGASPVGNNPSSPSDPAEEPAAGAGGSGYASDDALHASCSSSCRERKKGTPWTEEEHRLFLMGLQKLGKGDWRGISRNFVTSRTPTQVASHAQKYFIRQTNSSRRKRRSSLFDIVADMSVDQLPVADKPRLVSSASAPSLATETDSSPLPSLGLALDQENDAVETSSKEPIDVEEPVAPCPPIPMMVPAFFTPYCPVPFPFWPPYAIVPTKDSEPHPVLKPTAVLSKDPINVDELVGMSKLSLGEASGQPANPLDLAGKLGGPERQSAFHPNPPVSTTGLNQNNGSVIHAL; from the exons ATGACGCGCAGGTGCTCCCACTGTAGCCACAACGGGCACAACTCGAGGACGTGCCCGTCGCGAGGGGTGAAGCTCTTCGGCGTCAGGCTCACCGATGGATCGTCGATGAAGAAGAGCGCCAGCATGGGCAATCTTTCGCACTACACCAGCGGGGGGGCGTCGCCGGTGGGGAATAATCCCAGCTCCCCGTCCGATCCGGCCGAGGAGCCTGCAGCCGGCGCAGGGGGCAGCGGATACGCTTCAGATGATGCCTTGCACGCCTCGTGCTCTTCCAGCTGtcgtgagagaaagaaag GTACTCCCTGGACAGAAGAAGAACACAGGCTGTTCTTAATGGGTCTACAGAAATTGGGTAAGGGGGACTGGAGAGGAATCTCCCGCAACTTTGTGACTTCAAGGACACCCACACAAGTAGCAAGCCATGCTCAGAAGTACTTCATCCGGCAGACCAATTCAAGCAGGAGAAAGCGGAGATCCAGCCTATTTGACATTGTGGCTGATATG TCAGTTGACCAACTCCCAGTAGCAGACAAACCACGCCTTGTGAGTTCCGCTAGTGCACCATCATTGGCAACTGAGACTGACAGTAGCCCACTCCCTTCGTTGGGTCTTGCTCTTGATCAAGAAAATGATGCTGTTGAAACGAGTTCAAAAGAGCCTATTGATGTTGAAGAGCCTGTTGCTCCTTGCCCTCCGATTCCAATGATGGTCCCTGCATTTTTCACACCATATTGCCCAGTTCCGTTCCCATTCTGGCCACCATATGCTATTGTGCCCACAAAGGACTCTGAGCCCCATCCAGTTTTGAAGCCAACAGCAGTACTGTCCAAGGATCCTATCAACGTCGACGAGCTCGTTGGCATGTCAAAGCTGAGCTTGGGTGAAGCTTCTGGGCAGCCCGCGAATCCCCTGGACTTGGCAGGAAAGCTAGGAGGACCAGAAAGGCAGTCAGCTTTTCATCCAAATCCACCAGTGAGCACAACAGGCTTGAATCAGAACAATGGAAGCGTGATACATGCACTTTAA